In a genomic window of Gambusia affinis linkage group LG04, SWU_Gaff_1.0, whole genome shotgun sequence:
- the LOC122829951 gene encoding protein FAM83G: MALSQIQCLDENHVNWRISESKPEFFYSEDQRLALEALITKGRDAFTDYIQKHEVREFLSERELERVTRTAEAYRPGYEHHQRPETPGPGNLTPGSGEEAEDGEVSLAYWPDRSEASVAELDLGWPEAISYRGVTRVTVYTQPPTEGHTHIKEVVRKSIASAQKVIAVVMDVFTDVDIFRDLLDASYKRKIPVYIILDIAAVPCFLSMCGRADMHRGHLKNLRVRCCGGLEFFTRSAQKVWGSLKEKFLLVDGDRAISGSYSFTWSSSRLDRNLITVITGQAVETFDLQFRDLYLVSRGVSLSKVSLKDEPIPDPLPQAVPAPVPASVARKLINPKYALVAAGNHTSPASSDQNSSKKESNSQNLAGLKVMKGRLKEVTEEAPLHPGLVNLEKANLIPYLPTWPEPDPPSDVIGFINIRDEKRAHQVHLQRSERFEVSQAIRFSAPLTQPVAAEESTSNQDEKELKTEKHSNPIGPTAILPAENKQTESPDSHQQPTTTPQHNLQPPKPPTQAKVAADSQPTLSAGKTLDTAHAGPPVPKRRTLQLVIDPTSAEHPGDAQVTLIKMDQVDNLHTERAHKELVPNRSQLTSKNDGRDSGSNEEGSQDSTKVICDRAVNEDPSSVSTASEEEFYDCPQQEASDLLINGGQTGSGRGQSHGDGLNMMARFSQSMLDLREPSQSEGGTSLIRQSQQLRGLEHASPHQHLGQTSRSAARDARIRGPKVILAKPGSFHRPPRTAGLVIGGHRYWQGQLVPPDLGQLKVKPRSGRSPRRHSPGYRKTSPQPTADQMGLFGVSLSKLNSFRNLKGRAGGAGGSQKKASQTNKAAR; the protein is encoded by the exons ATGGCGTTGTCTCAGATCCAGTGTCTGGACGAGAACCACGTCAACTGGCGCATTAGCGAGAGCAAGCCAGAGTTTTTCTACAGCGAGGACCAACGACTGGCCCTCGAAGCTCTCATCACCAAGGGCCGCGATGCGTTCACGGACTACATCCAGAAACACGAAGTCAGGGAGTTCCTCTCTGAAAGAGAGCTGGAGCGAGTCACGCGCACCGCGGAGGCGTACCGACCCGGGTACGAACACCACCAGAGGCCAGAGACGCCAGGGCCGGGGAATTTGACTCCAGGGTCCGGGGAAGAAGCAGAAGACGGGGAGGTGTCTCTCGCATATTGGCCAGACCGGTCCGAAGCCTCGGTGGCGGAGTTGGACCTTGGCTGGCCTGAAGCCATCTCATACCGAGGGGTCACGCGCGTGACCGTGTACACGCAGCCTCCCACTGAGGGTCACACGCACATCAAGGAGGTGGTTCGCAAGAGCATTGCATCAGCCCAGAAG GTCATAGCTGTGGTGATGGATGTGTTTACAGATGTGGATATCTTTCGAGACCTTCTGGATGCGTCCTATAAGCGTAAAATCCCTGTGTACATCATTCTGGATATCGCTGCAGTGCCCTGCTTTCTTTCCATGTGTGGCAGAGCTGATATGCACCGAGGGCACCTAAAG aatcTGCGAGTACGCTGCTGTGGAGGCTTGGAATTCTTCACACGATCAGCACAGAAGGTGTGGGGTTCCTTGAAAGAGAAGTTTCTCCTTGTAGATGGAGACAGAGCCATCTCCGGCTCATACAG TTTCACTTGGTCCTCGTCCCGTCTGGACCGGAACCTCATCACCGTCATCACAGGGCAGGCAGTGGAGACCTTCGACCTGCAGTTCCGGGATCTCTACCTCGTGTCCCGGGGAGTGTCCCTGAGCAAGGTTTCCTTGAAGGACGAGCCCATCCCTGACCCACTCCCTCAGGCGGTGCCGGCTCCTGTCCCGGCTTCTGTCGCAAGGAAGCTCATCAATCCCAAATATGCACTGGTGGCAGCGGGAAATCACACCAGTCCTGCCTCCTCTGACCAGAACTCCAgtaaaaaagaatcaaactcTCAGAATCTTGCTGGGCTGAAGGTGATGAAAGGACGTCTTAAGGAAGTTACGGAAGAGGCGCCATTACATCCAGGTTTAGTCAATCTGGAGAAAGCCAACTTAATCCCCTATCTTCCCACCTGGCCAGAGCCAGACCCCCCGAGTGACGTGATCGGCTTCATCAATATTAGAGATGAAAAGAGGGCGCATCAGGTTCACCTACAGAGGTCAGAAAGGTTCGAGGTTAGTCAGGCTATTCGCTTCAGTGCACCGCTGACTCAGCCAGTAGCAGCTGAGGAATCCACCTCAAATCAGGACGAAAAAgagctaaaaacagaaaaacatagcAATCCTATAGGTCCTACTGCCATACTTCCAgcagaaaacaagcaaacagaatCTCCAGATTCCCACCAGCAACCAACCACAACTCCACAACATAATCTACAACCCCCAAAGCCTCCAACCCAAGCCAAAGTTGCTGCTGATTCACAGCCTACACTCAGCGCTGGAAAAACTCTCGATACGGCACATGCAGGACCTCCTGTCCCAAAACGCCGCACACTGCAGTTAGTCATAGACCCCACCTCGGCAGAGCACCCTGGTGACGCTCAGGTCACGCTGATAAAAATGGATCAGGTTGATAATTTGCACACAGAGCGCGCTCACAAGGAGCTTGTGCCCAACCGCAGCCAGTTAACTTCAAAGAACGATGGCAGAGACTCTGGCAGCAATGAAGAGGGGAGCCAAGACAGCACTAAGGTTATATGTGACCGAGCAGTCAACGAAGACCCCTCAAGTGTATCGACGGCATCAGAGGAGGAGTTCTATGACTGTCCTCAACAGGAGGCCAGTGACCTGCTGATCAACGGTGGGCAGACTGGATCCGGCAGAGGGCAGTCCCACGGAGACGGACTCAACATGATGGCTCGCTTCTCTCAGAGTATGCTGGACCTGCGGGAACCCAGCCAATCGGAGGGAGGCACTTCCCTCATTCGTCAGTCCCAGCAACTACGCGGACTGGAACATGCTTCCCCACACCAGCACCTCGGACAG aCCTCAAGGTCTGCAGCTCGTGACGCGAGAATCAGGGGACCCAAAGTAATCCTTGCAAAGCCAGGAAGTTTCCACCGCCCACCCCGGACCGCTGGGCTCGTGATCGGAGGACACCGTTACTGGCAGGGGCAGTTGGTGCCGCCCGACTTGGGCCAGCTGAAGGTGAAGCCCCGCTCTGGGAGGTCGCCACGGAGACACAGCCCTGGATACAGGAAGACATCGCCTCAGCCAACAGCTGACCAAATGGGGTTGTTTGGAGTGTCTCTGTCAAAACTCAACTCCTTTAGAAATTTGAAAGGGcgagcaggaggagcaggaggctCTCAGAAAAAAGCCTCTCAGACTAATAAAGCTGCTAGGTAG